Proteins encoded by one window of Candidatus Binatus sp.:
- the chrA gene encoding chromate efflux transporter produces the protein MDESIPQISEPPTAGNPPMRRDALRDLAALFLRLGTIAMGGPAAHIAMMEDEVVRRRRWMTHERFLDMLGVCNLIPGPNSTEMAIHIGQERAGLAGLVVAGACFIFPAAAIVLIIAWAYVRFGAMPQAAGLLYGVKPVIIAVVLQALWGLGRSAIKSRILTAIAIVGLAASILEVNDMIVLLGGGIVMLAIRAFEDRSSARAAIAAIPAVATRASAVKGAALAATVAGVPFSLITLFLFFLKVGAVLFGSGYVLLAFIRTDLVDRLRWLTEAQLLDAVAVGQVTPGPVFTTATFIGYLLGGFRGAVVATLGIFIPSFFFVSISGPLIPRLRRSALAGAFLDGVNVGAWALMAAVTLFLARAAIVDLTTMILAVSSAFILIRYRLNSAWLVLGGGLVGLAMIPWR, from the coding sequence ATGGACGAATCGATTCCCCAAATCAGCGAGCCGCCAACCGCCGGCAATCCCCCAATGCGCCGCGATGCGCTGCGGGATCTCGCCGCGCTGTTTCTTCGACTCGGCACGATCGCGATGGGCGGTCCGGCCGCGCACATCGCGATGATGGAGGACGAGGTCGTTCGTCGCCGGCGATGGATGACGCACGAGCGCTTTCTCGACATGCTCGGCGTCTGCAACCTGATTCCCGGCCCCAACTCGACCGAGATGGCGATTCACATCGGTCAAGAGCGGGCAGGATTGGCCGGCCTGGTCGTCGCCGGCGCGTGCTTTATTTTTCCAGCCGCCGCGATCGTGTTGATTATCGCATGGGCGTACGTGCGATTCGGCGCGATGCCCCAGGCGGCCGGTCTCCTCTACGGCGTCAAGCCCGTGATCATCGCGGTCGTGTTGCAGGCGCTGTGGGGACTCGGCCGCAGCGCGATCAAGTCGCGCATCCTGACTGCGATCGCGATCGTCGGGCTGGCCGCGTCGATCCTCGAGGTTAACGACATGATCGTCCTGCTCGGCGGCGGAATCGTTATGCTGGCGATTCGCGCCTTCGAGGATCGAAGCAGTGCGCGCGCGGCGATTGCCGCAATCCCGGCCGTTGCCACGCGTGCGTCCGCCGTGAAAGGCGCCGCGCTCGCCGCGACCGTGGCCGGCGTGCCGTTCAGTCTCATCACCCTGTTTCTGTTCTTCCTGAAGGTCGGCGCGGTGCTGTTCGGCAGCGGCTACGTACTGCTGGCGTTCATCCGCACCGACCTGGTCGATCGACTGCGATGGCTCACCGAGGCGCAGTTGCTCGACGCGGTCGCGGTGGGCCAGGTGACGCCAGGGCCGGTGTTCACGACCGCGACCTTCATCGGCTACCTGCTTGGTGGATTTCGCGGCGCCGTGGTCGCGACGCTGGGCATTTTTATCCCGTCGTTTTTCTTCGTTTCGATCAGCGGGCCGCTGATCCCTCGCCTGCGCCGCTCTGCGCTGGCCGGCGCGTTTCTCGACGGGGTCAATGTCGGCGCGTGGGCGTTGATGGCGGCGGTGACGTTGTTTCTTGCCCGGGCCGCGATCGTTGACCTCACCACGATGATCCTCGCGGTATCGAGCGCGTTCATCCTGATTCGTTATCGTCTGAATTCCGCATGGCTGGTGCTTGGCGGCGGACTAGTCGGCCTCGCGATGATTCCGTGGCGGTAA
- a CDS encoding acyl-CoA desaturase, whose protein sequence is MAAAFTTTSTTEAEKTTKIAPWEMPWWHASSGRDLSILLWICLIHITAAIGLVLYPIPGWRVLLGAIALVFIGGLGTTVGYHRAIAHRSLTLNPWVRGVLIFFAMFNGSGAPTTWAAGHRLHHAKADTPEDISSPIWGGFWWAHLRWLWQADEPSVDRYCPDLSGVSYRAWRWFQTPILALSYLGGLYFSPAAFFWLGAIRLCFALHAQCFVNSVCHTEPGITVGQDSSRNVKWLALMHLLQGENWHRNHHARPGSARLGWNWRQPDAGYMVILALEKLGLATDVRHGTPSGIASQAGAKDLLGRPDILDPAA, encoded by the coding sequence ATGGCAGCAGCTTTCACGACGACGAGCACGACAGAAGCCGAAAAAACCACAAAGATCGCGCCGTGGGAGATGCCGTGGTGGCACGCCTCCTCGGGGCGCGACCTTTCGATCCTGTTGTGGATTTGCCTCATCCATATTACCGCCGCGATCGGACTCGTGCTTTATCCGATTCCCGGATGGCGGGTGTTGCTCGGCGCGATAGCGCTGGTATTCATCGGCGGATTGGGCACCACGGTCGGGTACCATCGCGCGATCGCGCATCGCTCGCTCACGCTCAATCCGTGGGTGCGCGGAGTGTTGATTTTCTTCGCGATGTTCAACGGTTCCGGTGCGCCGACCACCTGGGCTGCGGGCCATCGCCTGCATCACGCCAAGGCTGACACCCCGGAAGACATCTCGAGCCCGATTTGGGGTGGTTTCTGGTGGGCGCATCTACGCTGGCTTTGGCAGGCTGACGAGCCGTCCGTCGATCGTTACTGCCCCGATCTCAGCGGAGTTTCGTATCGGGCCTGGCGATGGTTCCAGACGCCGATCCTCGCGCTGTCATACCTCGGCGGTTTGTATTTCAGTCCGGCCGCATTTTTCTGGCTGGGAGCGATTCGCTTGTGCTTCGCACTGCACGCGCAATGCTTCGTCAACAGCGTTTGCCACACCGAACCGGGCATCACGGTGGGCCAGGATTCCAGCCGCAACGTAAAATGGCTGGCGCTGATGCATCTGTTGCAGGGCGAGAACTGGCATCGCAACCATCACGCGCGCCCCGGTTCTGCCCGTCTGGGATGGAACTGGCGCCAGCCCGACGCCGGTTACATGGTCATCCTGGCGCTCGAGAAGCTCGGCCTCGCCACCGACGTCCGCCATGGCACGCCCAGCGGCATCGCCAGCCAGGCCGGCGCGAAAGATCTGCTGGGCAGGCCCGATATCCTCGATCCCGCCGCATAA
- a CDS encoding protease pro-enzyme activation domain-containing protein, whose amino-acid sequence MITAAIDENALIALAGNTRPEATAANDRGAVADDVAMEHLMLQLRRAPEQEQALEKYLDELEDPKSPNYHHWLTAQEFGDRYGLAGQDLAKITGWLQSHGLTVNAVYPNRIVVDFSGTAGEVREAFHTEIHNLEVSAVAHIANMSDPRIPAALAPAVVGVVSLNDFRPRAMNQPRPAYTVGSDTQLVAPADLATIYDFNPLFAAGYSGQGQTIVVIEDSDLYRTSDWTTFRTTFGLASAYPEGSLSQVNPSDCTDPGVNGDDAEAAIDVEWASAAAPSATIELASCANTATTFGGFIALQNLLNASGTPPAIVSISYGECEAESGAAQNASINSLYQQAVGAGVSVFVSSGDEGAASCDVGSNHATHGIGVSGLTSTPYNVSVGGTDFGDGYAGTNSTYWSSANGTAYGSALSYIPEIPWDDSCASTLISGYLGYSAAYGSSGLCNSSRGEADFLNTVAGSGGPSGCATGKPSSNGVVGGSCAGYPKPGWQSVLGNPSDGVRDIPDLSLFAANGVWGHYYVVCYSDVMDYGYSCSGAPDTWGGFGGTSVSSPIMAGVQALINQKTGSRQGNPNPSYYALANAEYGTTGSASCDSTLGNGVASSCIFYAVTQGDMDVNCTGTQNCYTPSGANGVLSTSTSGFYPAYPAKAGWNFATGIGTVNVLNLVMASRTAAPTPTPTATPKSSASPTATPTRTATATATATRKATATPTPTSTPTGVPKWLKVKPSAGNFGKVKVGKVTSVTLTLSNPAKKGSPIAFGKPMMTVPATSPQVFGFPASVTNCPPQLRPKEKCMLNVEFAPASQGAVSSTVTIFDDAGNANQVIQLQGTGK is encoded by the coding sequence ATGATTACCGCCGCGATCGACGAGAATGCGCTGATCGCGCTCGCGGGCAATACGCGCCCGGAAGCGACGGCGGCCAATGATCGCGGCGCGGTTGCGGACGACGTTGCGATGGAGCACCTGATGCTCCAGTTGCGACGCGCGCCCGAGCAGGAGCAGGCACTCGAAAAATACCTCGATGAACTCGAGGACCCCAAGTCGCCGAACTACCATCACTGGTTGACCGCGCAGGAGTTCGGAGACCGCTACGGACTGGCCGGCCAGGACCTCGCGAAGATCACGGGCTGGCTTCAATCACACGGCCTCACCGTCAATGCGGTGTATCCCAATCGCATCGTGGTCGATTTTTCCGGGACGGCCGGCGAGGTGCGGGAGGCCTTCCATACCGAAATTCACAATCTCGAGGTAAGCGCAGTGGCGCATATCGCCAACATGAGCGACCCGCGGATTCCCGCGGCGCTGGCGCCGGCGGTGGTTGGCGTCGTGTCACTCAACGACTTCAGACCGCGCGCGATGAATCAGCCGCGTCCCGCGTACACCGTCGGTAGCGACACGCAACTGGTCGCACCTGCGGACCTAGCCACCATCTACGACTTCAACCCGCTGTTTGCGGCGGGTTATTCGGGCCAGGGGCAGACGATTGTGGTGATCGAGGACAGCGACCTTTACCGCACCAGCGACTGGACGACCTTCCGTACAACATTCGGCCTTGCAAGCGCCTACCCGGAGGGCTCGCTGAGCCAGGTTAATCCCAGCGACTGTACCGACCCAGGCGTCAATGGCGACGACGCCGAGGCGGCCATCGACGTGGAATGGGCGAGCGCCGCGGCGCCCAGCGCCACGATCGAGCTGGCCTCGTGCGCCAACACCGCCACCACGTTCGGCGGCTTCATCGCGCTGCAGAACCTGCTCAACGCCTCGGGAACGCCACCGGCGATCGTGAGCATCAGCTATGGCGAGTGCGAAGCGGAGAGCGGCGCGGCGCAAAACGCGTCCATCAATTCGTTGTATCAGCAGGCGGTTGGAGCGGGCGTATCGGTGTTCGTGTCGTCTGGCGACGAGGGCGCGGCCAGTTGCGATGTCGGCTCGAACCATGCGACCCACGGCATAGGAGTCAGCGGATTAACCTCGACGCCGTATAATGTGTCGGTGGGCGGCACCGATTTCGGCGATGGTTACGCGGGCACGAACAGCACTTACTGGAGCTCCGCGAACGGGACGGCTTATGGCTCGGCGCTCTCCTACATTCCGGAAATTCCCTGGGACGATTCGTGCGCCAGCACACTGATCTCCGGCTACCTCGGTTATAGCGCCGCGTACGGCTCGAGCGGCTTGTGCAACAGCTCGCGGGGCGAAGCGGATTTCCTGAACACCGTCGCGGGCAGCGGCGGCCCCAGCGGCTGTGCCACTGGAAAGCCGTCGAGCAATGGCGTCGTCGGCGGTAGCTGCGCCGGATATCCCAAGCCTGGCTGGCAATCGGTGCTCGGCAACCCGAGCGACGGCGTGCGCGATATCCCCGACCTCTCGTTGTTCGCCGCCAACGGAGTCTGGGGCCACTACTATGTGGTTTGCTATTCAGACGTGATGGATTACGGATATTCCTGCTCGGGTGCGCCCGATACCTGGGGGGGATTCGGCGGAACCTCGGTTTCCTCGCCGATCATGGCGGGGGTTCAGGCGCTGATAAACCAAAAGACCGGGAGCCGTCAAGGTAATCCCAATCCCAGCTACTACGCGCTGGCCAATGCCGAGTACGGCACGACCGGCAGCGCTTCGTGCGACTCCACGCTTGGCAACGGTGTCGCCAGCTCGTGCATCTTCTACGCCGTGACCCAGGGCGATATGGACGTGAACTGCACCGGCACACAGAACTGTTACACGCCATCGGGCGCCAATGGCGTGCTGTCCACCTCGACCTCGGGGTTTTATCCCGCGTATCCGGCGAAAGCCGGATGGAATTTTGCCACCGGGATCGGGACCGTCAATGTCCTCAACCTTGTGATGGCATCGCGCACGGCCGCACCGACGCCCACTCCGACTGCCACACCCAAGTCGTCGGCCTCCCCGACTGCGACCCCCACTCGGACGGCGACCGCCACTGCGACTGCCACCCGGAAAGCAACGGCTACACCGACACCCACCTCGACGCCAACCGGGGTTCCCAAGTGGCTGAAGGTCAAACCGTCGGCGGGGAATTTCGGCAAAGTGAAAGTGGGGAAGGTCACAAGCGTAACACTGACGCTCAGCAATCCGGCCAAGAAGGGATCGCCGATCGCCTTCGGGAAGCCGATGATGACGGTCCCGGCGACCAGCCCGCAGGTATTTGGGTTTCCGGCGAGTGTCACCAACTGCCCCCCGCAACTGCGGCCGAAGGAAAAGTGCATGCTCAACGTGGAATTCGCTCCGGCATCGCAGGGTGCGGTGTCCTCGACGGTAACCATCTTTGACGACGCGGGAAATGCGAACCAGGTGATCCAGTTGCAGGGCACTGGGAAATGA